Genomic segment of Candidatus Methylomirabilota bacterium:
GCACAACCGTTGCAAGATCTGCGGCCGGCCGCGCGGCTATCTGCGCAAGTTCGAGGCCTGCCGGATCTGCTTCCGCGAGCTCGCGCTCAAGGGCGAGGTGCCCGGCGTGATCAAGGCGAGCTGGTAGGCCAATGGTCAGCGATCCGGTCGCCGATTTCCTCACGCGCATCCGTAACGCCAGCCGCGCCGAGCACGAGAAGGTCGACATCCCGTCGTCGAAGCTCAAGCTGCGCATGGCCGAGATCCTCAAGGACGAGGGGTTCATCAAGAACTTCCGGGTCATCGAGGACAACAAGCAGGGCACG
This window contains:
- a CDS encoding type Z 30S ribosomal protein S14; translated protein: MAKTSLIMKQQRTPKYKVRSHNRCKICGRPRGYLRKFEACRICFRELALKGEVPGVIKASW